In Aegilops tauschii subsp. strangulata cultivar AL8/78 chromosome 3, Aet v6.0, whole genome shotgun sequence, one genomic interval encodes:
- the LOC109778941 gene encoding protein VTE6, chloroplastic has product MACGLLPLLHGPLSSPPRPLLPSGSPSLLAPRTLPLAPRRSRVSRHLSPAPPRALPDIAAAAAGLRDAVAGAFQASPPTWSSAATTNAAIFVAGTPLLLSGLSASGIAAAYVLGTLTWRAFGARAYLLVAAYFVVGTAVTKLKIKQKEALGVAEKKGGRRGPGSVIGSSAAGCVCALLSVYNVGGGAFAELWTLGFVASFCTKLSDTVSSEIGKAYGRTTYLVTTFKVVPRGTEGAVSVEGTLAGILASMFLAGIGYILGQVNLPQSVLCVLASQIANFGESLIGATLQDKEGFEWLNNDVVNVVNISAGAVLAALMQQLLVSWRS; this is encoded by the exons ATGGCGTGCGGTCTCCTGCCGCTGCTCCACGgccccctctcctctccgcctCGTCCCCTCCTCCCATCCGGCTCTCCCTCCCTCCTCGCGCCCAGGACCCTGCCCCtagcccctcgccggagcaggGTTTCGCGCCACCTGTCACCTGCCCCTCCGCGCGCTCTACCGGACATTGCCGCCGCGGCGGCGGGCCTCCGGGACGCGGTCGCCGGCGCCTTCCAGGCGTCTCCGCCTACGTGGAGCTCGGCTGCCACCACCAACGCCGCCATCTTCGTCGCGGGCACGCCGCTGCTCCTCTCCGGCCTCTCCGCCTCCGGCATCGCGGCCGCCTACGTCCTCGGCACCCTCACCTGGCGCGCATTTGGGGCCCGGGCTTACCTCCTCGTCGCCGCCTACTTCGTGGTG GGCACAGCAGTGACCAAGTTAAAGATAAAACAAAAAGAAGCTTTGGGAGTGGCTGAGAAAAAAGGAGGAAGGAGAGGTCCTGGTAGTGTTATTGGTTCTAGTGCTGCTGGTTGTGTCTGTGCTCTCCTATCAGTATATAATGTGGGCGGGGGAGCATTCGCGGAACTCTGGACACTTGGCTTTGTTGCAAGTTTCTGTACTAAACTCAGTGATACAGTTTCCAGTGAAATAGGGAAGGCATATGGAAGAACAAC GTACCTAGTGACAACATTTAAGGTTGTTCCAAGAGGTACAGAAGGTGCAGTCAGTGTTGAGGGCACTCTTGCTGGAATTTTAGCATCGATGTTTCTGGCAGGGATTGGTTATATTCTGGGGCAG GTAAATCTACCACAGAGTGTGCTATGTGTTCTTGCATCCCAGATTGCAAATTTTGGCGAGAGTTTGATTGGCGCAACACTGCAGGATAAGGAAGGTTTTGAATGG CTGAACAATGATGTTGTCAACGTGGTCAATATCTCGGCCGGCGCCGTTTTGGCTGCTCTAATGCAGCAGTTGCTAGTGAGCTGGCGTTCATGA
- the LOC109731925 gene encoding uncharacterized protein, with amino-acid sequence MPASIAVFLCLLSVANAAAMDPAERETLFLVMDAVSSDRDWRSESPDPCGAPWPGLECKPAPGTAAPLHVTRLDFGVEPNPSCKDAATFPPQVLTLPRLQSLFFVDCFNNPAAVTALVLPSANLSSSTLQQLSIRANPSLSGVMPPQLVRLRSLQVLTISQNGLVRGEIPQGIGELKSLVHLDLSYNSLSGPVPSRISELKGLVGLDLSYNALSGPIPSRIGDLNQLQKLDLSSNNLTGGIPDTVANLTSLTFLALSNNGLNGHFPPDLSGLRNLQYLIMDNNPMDVPLPSELGSLARLQELRLAGSGYSGPIPAAFGQLASLTTLSLEDNNLTGEIPAGLSRLHRIYHLNLSNNGLGGAVPFDGAFLRRLGRNLDLSGNSGLCLDVVRDVGVGVGACHGGGGGDGSLARDSVSSAARGVMARGSTDSFRFRLLGPVCVVVICIFLSSE; translated from the coding sequence ATGCCGGCCTCCATCGCGGTCTTCCTGTGCCTGCTCTCGGTGGCCAACGCGGCGGCAATGGATCCGGCGGAGAGGGAGACGCTGTTCCTCGTCATGGACGCCGTCTCCTCCGACCGGGACTGGCGCTCCGAGAGCCCCGACCCCTGCGGCGCGCCCTGGCCGGGGCTCGAGTGCAAGCCGGCGCCCGGCACCGCCGCGCCGCTGCACGTCACGCGGCTGGACTTCGGCGTGGAGCCCAACCCGTCGTGCAAGGACGCGGCCACCTTCCCGCCCCAGGTGCTCACGCTGCCCCGCCTCCAGTCCCTCTTCTTCGTCGACTGCTTCAACAACCCGGCCGCCGTCACCGCCCTCGTCCTCCCTTCCGCCAACCTCTCGTCCTCCACCCTGCAGCAGCTCAGCATCCGGGCCAACCCGTCGCTGTCCGGCGTCATGCCGCCGCAGCTCGTCAGGCTCAGGTCCCTCCAGGTGCTCACCATCTCCCAGAACGGCCTCGTCCGTGGTGAGATCCCGCAGGGCATCGGCGAGCTCAAGTCGCTGGTGCACCTCGACCTCAGCTACAACTCCCTCTCCGGGCCGGTGCCCAGCCGGATCAGCGAGCTCAAGGGCTTGGTCGGCCTGGACCTCAGCTACAACGCGCTGTCCGGCCCCATCCCCAGCCGGATCGGCGACCTGAACCAGCTGCAGAAGCTGGACCTGAGCTCCAACAACCTCACCGGCGGCATTCCGGACACCGTCGCCAACCTCACCTCCCTCACCTTCCTGGCGCTAAGCAACAACGGCCTCAATGGGCACTTCCCCCCTGACCTCTCCGGTCTCCGGAACCTCCAGTATCTGATCATGGACAACAACCCGATGGACGTCCCGCTGCCGTCTGAGCTCGGCAGCCTCGCCCGTCTTCAAGAACTCCGGCTAGCCGGCTCCGGCTACTCGGGGCCGATACCGGCGGCGTTTGGACAGCTGGCGAGCCTGACGACGCTTTCGCTCGAAGACAACAACCTCACGGGTGAGATTCCCGCGGGGCTGAGCAGACTGCACAGGATATACCACCTGAACCTGAGCAACAACGGGCTGGGCGGGGCCGTGCCGTTCGACGGCGCGTTCCTGCGGCGGCTCGGCCGCAACCTCGACCTCAGCGGCAACTCGGGGCTGTGCCTGGACGTCGTGCGGgacgtcggcgtcggcgttggTGCctgccatggcggcggcggcggtgatggTTCCTTGGCGCGTGACTCGGTGAGCAGTGCTGCCAGGGGAGTGATGGCGAGGGGTTCCACGGACAGTTTCCGGTTTCGCCTGCTCGGCCCAGTGTGCGTGGTAGTGATCTGCATTTTTCTTTCCTCCGAATGA